A window of Pedobacter lusitanus contains these coding sequences:
- a CDS encoding 7TMR-DISM family protein, producing MFNRFSLIPVYFLLTAVLIFTFGPGSYAQKAVGINDSVDQHIFNFGEIEWLKDTQNDLSFEKISSKSFDKHFKPSLKSTPQTTDLQATYWFRIKIKHNSKAGKKYLLEFFDQTIDHVTAYLPLKNGLYEVKEFGDQFSFDKRELHHKNFELYINNNNDETQLYYFKFKSSQISDAIIVLRSVDWFISYALDEYFYFGIFYGMILVFSFYNLIMFIAIRQRQYLYYVLYNLSVGFFEMSTDGIAYQYLWSAAPAWNQIAYAFALYATSVFALLFTKELLLVKSKAPKLNQFILYIIGIRTALFLYSLFIDQSLFTYKFLEFIPLAVAFYTGIYVYKQGYKPARFFVLGYSFLFIGFTLKFLIMLGFSWLNFGVISYYSLSFCFVLEMVFLSFAIGDKVRILKTKKEKVQRQMIRQMAENVKLKDTLNQQLETKVEERTKEVFHKSLIIEAKNAELLEVNDRLQQQAEEISRMNILLEQDNQELQTNVEKVTRDRVMSADVDFEEFSKIYPDKDSCNLFLSELKWKDGYNCRKCKNTHYYNGHIAFSRRCSKCGYEESVTAYTVFQNTRIPINKAFYMIFLIYSSKGKISSHKLAEILNIRQSTCWTYGSKIKLLMEERKTVLKKANKNGWSQLVLD from the coding sequence ATGTTTAACCGGTTCTCTCTCATCCCAGTATACTTTCTGCTGACAGCAGTATTAATTTTCACTTTTGGCCCGGGCAGTTATGCTCAAAAAGCAGTCGGAATAAATGATAGCGTAGATCAGCACATTTTCAATTTCGGCGAGATAGAATGGTTAAAAGACACTCAAAACGATTTAAGTTTTGAAAAGATCAGCAGTAAAAGCTTTGATAAGCATTTTAAGCCTAGTTTGAAGAGTACACCACAAACTACAGATCTGCAGGCAACCTACTGGTTCAGAATTAAAATCAAACATAACAGTAAAGCCGGTAAAAAATACTTACTGGAGTTCTTCGATCAGACCATAGATCATGTAACAGCCTACCTGCCCCTGAAAAACGGTCTTTATGAAGTTAAAGAATTCGGAGATCAGTTCAGCTTTGATAAACGGGAACTTCATCATAAAAATTTCGAATTGTATATCAACAATAATAATGATGAAACGCAACTTTACTATTTCAAATTTAAATCATCACAAATTTCAGATGCAATTATTGTTTTGAGAAGTGTAGACTGGTTTATTTCCTACGCTCTTGATGAATATTTCTACTTCGGAATCTTTTATGGAATGATCCTGGTCTTTAGTTTTTACAATCTGATCATGTTTATTGCCATACGGCAAAGGCAATACCTCTACTATGTGCTGTATAATCTAAGTGTCGGCTTTTTTGAAATGAGTACAGACGGTATTGCATATCAATACTTATGGTCTGCCGCACCTGCATGGAACCAGATTGCCTATGCCTTTGCCTTATATGCGACCAGTGTATTTGCTTTACTGTTCACCAAAGAGCTTTTACTCGTTAAATCAAAAGCCCCGAAATTAAACCAGTTTATCCTCTATATTATCGGCATACGCACTGCCCTTTTTCTGTACAGCCTGTTTATAGATCAGTCATTGTTCACTTATAAATTTCTTGAATTCATTCCTTTAGCAGTAGCTTTTTACACCGGTATTTATGTCTATAAGCAAGGTTATAAACCTGCCCGTTTTTTTGTCTTAGGCTATAGCTTCCTGTTTATAGGTTTTACCTTAAAATTCCTGATTATGCTGGGATTTTCCTGGTTAAACTTTGGTGTGATCAGTTATTACAGCCTGAGTTTTTGTTTTGTTCTGGAAATGGTCTTTCTTTCTTTTGCCATTGGCGATAAAGTACGGATTCTGAAAACAAAGAAAGAAAAAGTACAACGTCAGATGATCCGTCAGATGGCAGAAAATGTGAAACTGAAAGATACCTTAAACCAGCAGTTGGAAACTAAAGTAGAAGAACGCACCAAAGAGGTATTTCATAAATCACTAATCATTGAAGCCAAAAATGCAGAACTGCTTGAAGTTAATGACAGACTACAACAACAGGCAGAAGAAATATCAAGAATGAATATTCTGCTGGAACAGGATAACCAGGAGCTGCAGACTAATGTTGAAAAAGTTACCCGTGACCGTGTCATGTCTGCTGACGTAGATTTTGAAGAATTCAGCAAAATCTATCCAGACAAAGACAGCTGTAATCTTTTCCTTTCTGAACTGAAATGGAAAGATGGCTACAATTGCCGCAAATGCAAGAATACCCACTACTATAATGGACATATTGCCTTTAGCAGACGATGCAGCAAATGTGGATATGAAGAATCAGTTACTGCCTATACCGTCTTTCAAAATACAAGGATCCCTATAAACAAAGCATTTTACATGATTTTTCTGATCTATTCCAGCAAAGGAAAAATCTCTTCCCATAAACTTGCTGAAATCCTTAATATCCGCCAGAGTACCTGCTGGACCTATGGCTCCAAGATTAAATTGCTGATGGAAGAAAGAAAAACAGTGCTAAAAAAAGCGAACAAAAATGGATGGAGCCAGCTTGTTCTTGATTAA